In Paenibacillus sp. BIC5C1, a genomic segment contains:
- the dnaX gene encoding DNA polymerase III subunit gamma/tau: MEHIALYRAWRPQSFQDMVGQQHIIQTLQNAIREQRTSHAYLFSGPRGTGKTSAAKILAKAVNCERGPAPEPCNECEACRRITTGAVMDVQEIDAASNRGVEEIRDLREKVKYAPTEVRQKVYIIDEVHMLTTEAFNALLKTLEEPPPHVMFILATTEPHRLPATIISRCQRFDFRRVSLEEQTARLTLICEQEGMEADQDALQYIARLSDGGMRDALSVLDQISSFTDGKVTYQQVMDMTGGIPSEQFAKLAASLLKGDVGHILQMIEGFMHEGKSADKCMENLLYYFRDLLMIKMVPDADKLTDRVLNPESFRDMAESFTKEQLFQMIDTLNRYQSEMKYAVQPQTLFEVALLKLCSIPAQGASSGQMAGSVGAAPAVTTPADGGEINRLKQQLAELEKKLDRALKGGLSGGEAASSTPSRPATRTPVSRGNSPAKLPAQLDQYVARKGSPEFAEVSKKWGQILQRVKEEKVTVHAWFMDGEPVSLLEDNVLVAFKNNIHRETTEKQANREVIERVLSEQLGRSARLVTMMLKDWTGAMEGATETPKEDFKLEPEHEDGGSGNKQPWIDEAIQLFGEDLVVIKE; encoded by the coding sequence ATGGAGCATATCGCGTTATACCGGGCTTGGCGTCCCCAGTCGTTTCAAGATATGGTGGGACAACAGCATATTATTCAGACCTTGCAGAACGCGATACGTGAACAGCGGACTTCCCATGCCTACTTGTTTAGCGGGCCCAGAGGAACAGGGAAGACGAGTGCCGCCAAGATTTTGGCCAAAGCTGTAAACTGCGAACGCGGGCCTGCGCCTGAGCCTTGTAACGAATGTGAAGCTTGCCGCAGGATTACGACTGGCGCTGTGATGGATGTGCAGGAAATTGATGCTGCATCCAACCGTGGCGTTGAAGAAATCCGCGATCTTCGGGAAAAGGTGAAATACGCCCCGACTGAAGTCCGGCAGAAAGTCTATATTATTGACGAAGTGCACATGCTGACGACAGAGGCATTCAATGCGCTGCTCAAAACATTGGAAGAGCCTCCGCCACATGTGATGTTTATTTTGGCAACAACAGAACCCCATCGTCTTCCGGCAACGATTATTTCTCGCTGTCAGCGATTTGATTTCCGCCGGGTGTCCCTGGAAGAACAGACAGCACGACTTACGCTGATTTGTGAACAGGAAGGCATGGAAGCCGATCAGGATGCGCTCCAGTATATCGCCCGCTTGTCTGACGGAGGAATGAGGGACGCGCTTAGTGTCCTGGATCAGATCTCTTCCTTTACAGATGGAAAGGTAACCTATCAGCAGGTTATGGATATGACCGGAGGCATTCCTTCCGAGCAGTTTGCAAAGTTGGCTGCTTCTCTGCTCAAAGGCGATGTAGGTCATATCTTGCAAATGATCGAAGGGTTCATGCATGAAGGTAAGAGTGCGGACAAGTGCATGGAAAATTTGCTTTATTATTTCCGTGATTTGCTTATGATTAAGATGGTGCCGGATGCAGATAAACTGACGGATCGGGTGCTTAATCCCGAGTCGTTCCGTGATATGGCGGAATCATTCACCAAGGAACAGCTGTTCCAGATGATTGATACCCTTAATCGGTACCAGAGTGAAATGAAATATGCAGTACAGCCGCAGACGCTGTTTGAAGTAGCTCTTCTTAAACTGTGCAGTATTCCTGCTCAAGGGGCGTCATCGGGTCAGATGGCAGGTTCGGTCGGTGCGGCTCCTGCTGTAACCACACCAGCGGATGGTGGGGAGATCAACCGACTGAAGCAACAGCTTGCTGAACTGGAGAAAAAGCTGGATCGCGCGCTTAAGGGTGGTTTGTCTGGTGGGGAGGCTGCATCAAGTACTCCTTCACGCCCGGCAACACGAACTCCAGTGTCGAGAGGCAATTCGCCAGCGAAGCTGCCTGCACAGCTTGATCAGTACGTTGCGCGTAAGGGATCGCCTGAGTTTGCGGAGGTCAGCAAGAAGTGGGGGCAGATCCTGCAGCGCGTCAAAGAAGAGAAAGTAACTGTTCACGCCTGGTTTATGGATGGTGAACCGGTATCGTTGCTGGAAGACAATGTTCTGGTGGCGTTTAAGAACAACATCCACCGTGAAACTACGGAGAAGCAGGCTAATCGCGAAGTGATTGAACGGGTGCTGTCTGAACAGCTTGGACGTTCAGCTCGTCTTGTGACGATGATGCTCAAAGATTGGACTGGAGCGATGGAAGGAGCTACTGAAACGCCAAAGGAGGACTTTAAGCTTGAACCTGAGCATGAAGACGGCGGTTCAGGCAACAAGCAGCCTTGGATTGATGAAGCCATCCAGCTCTTTGGTGAGGATCTTGTAGTGATCAAAGAATAG
- a CDS encoding YbaB/EbfC family nucleoid-associated protein, with protein sequence MNNMNQMMKQVKKMQEQMLKAQEELADKTVQGTSGGGVVTAEVNGHKKLLAITIKPEAVDPEDVEMLQDLVMTAVNDAMTKADEIANQDMGKFTGGMKIPGLF encoded by the coding sequence ATGAACAACATGAACCAAATGATGAAACAAGTGAAGAAAATGCAGGAGCAAATGCTGAAGGCACAGGAGGAGCTGGCGGACAAAACAGTCCAAGGTACTTCTGGTGGCGGTGTTGTAACTGCTGAAGTTAATGGACATAAGAAATTGCTGGCTATCACTATCAAGCCAGAAGCGGTTGATCCAGAAGATGTAGAAATGCTGCAGGATCTGGTTATGACAGCAGTCAATGATGCAATGACCAAAGCTGATGAAATTGCGAACCAGGATATGGGTAAATTCACAGGCGGCATGAAAATTCCGGGATTATTTTAA
- the recR gene encoding recombination mediator RecR has protein sequence MYYPEPIAKLIDAFTRLPGVGPKTAARLAFHVLNMKEDDVIDFAKALVSVKRNLHYCSVCCNITDTDPCRICQDKSRDVSVICVVQDSKDLVAMERTKEFDGYYHVLQGAISPMEGIGPDDIRLKELLTRLSDERVKELILATNPNIEGEATAMYISRLVRPFEISVTRIAHGLPVGGDLEYADEVTLSKALEGRREMR, from the coding sequence TTGTATTATCCCGAACCGATAGCGAAGCTGATTGACGCCTTCACTCGTTTGCCGGGTGTTGGCCCCAAGACTGCAGCGCGACTAGCTTTTCATGTGCTTAACATGAAGGAAGATGACGTTATTGATTTTGCCAAAGCACTCGTCAGTGTGAAGCGGAATCTTCATTACTGTTCGGTGTGTTGTAATATTACGGATACTGACCCGTGTCGAATCTGTCAGGATAAATCCAGGGATGTCTCCGTAATCTGTGTAGTTCAGGACTCCAAAGATTTGGTGGCTATGGAGCGTACCAAGGAATTTGACGGATACTATCATGTGCTGCAGGGTGCAATCTCTCCTATGGAGGGAATAGGTCCGGATGATATCCGTCTGAAGGAACTTTTGACCCGTTTGAGCGATGAGCGAGTTAAAGAACTGATTCTGGCTACAAATCCGAATATCGAAGGTGAGGCCACGGCGATGTATATTTCCCGTCTGGTCCGTCCGTTCGAGATCTCGGTGACTCGGATTGCTCATGGATTGCCTGTTGGGGGCGACCTGGAGTATGCGGATGAAGTGACTCTTTCGAAGGCGCTGGAAGGGCGCAGAGAGATGAGATAG
- a CDS encoding DUF2508 family protein, translated as MLKEMEEDQIYSDIQKAKAEWERAVRQFEEAQGQDEIDYAIYVLEAAERKYQIHLKRAKRVGINKAVIADRGVSM; from the coding sequence ATGTTAAAGGAGATGGAAGAGGACCAGATTTATTCAGATATACAGAAAGCCAAGGCGGAGTGGGAACGGGCTGTTAGACAGTTTGAAGAGGCGCAGGGGCAGGATGAGATCGATTATGCAATCTATGTGCTGGAGGCGGCGGAGCGTAAATATCAGATTCACTTGAAGCGAGCTAAACGTGTAGGGATTAATAAGGCAGTTATAGCTGATCGGGGAGTGAGCATGTAG
- a CDS encoding pro-sigmaK processing inhibitor BofA family protein: protein MKSLILGSVLVVSLLGLIIILFRKRIGLSFFTSLGIHLVLAAVGIYVVNYSGWITGTYIPLNPATIGTVSILGLPGVGLLLGLKISLFG from the coding sequence ATGAAGAGTCTTATTTTAGGCAGTGTGCTTGTTGTGTCGTTACTAGGACTGATAATCATCTTATTTAGAAAAAGAATTGGGCTATCCTTTTTTACATCATTGGGGATTCATCTCGTACTGGCTGCGGTGGGAATATATGTTGTTAATTATTCAGGTTGGATCACCGGAACTTACATTCCACTGAACCCTGCCACAATAGGTACTGTAAGCATTCTGGGATTGCCGGGTGTTGGTTTATTATTGGGTTTGAAAATTTCTTTGTTTGGGTAG
- a CDS encoding PucR family transcriptional regulator, with protein sequence MKLIPDLKQQIEAIIGTTLDESVITIEEWNQYGFSSAYPKTLPVAHNTLTKEAEGFIRDDKMMVGLAKDVSSWRTQELIYFKVGMNEEEGTVLYWACSVDAVTLEVQRLIELLISNHREALDEEKPVIYENDREQQLAELGQWLRKQVEQTVQQEPIPDHFSLDGELNTEKIPFLLQCETPDAHRIRSKELNKLLESYFGEEIILIPVGAQEWVFLGDEQIVTGEAEEDTIEARKDLLNAFCLGLYELVASEWAGVFHLSASLPCIPAKQLSPVTALLQESVHLGRAFHVAQHIHLPWNLQLERLVDSIPVQQRLRFIQETGKGTVLFSDSETLATLETFFNLDCNVSETAKRLFIHRNTLVYRLDKIKQEIGYDVRNFESAVLVRLLLLMYKVTKKL encoded by the coding sequence ATGAAGCTCATACCTGATCTAAAACAACAAATCGAAGCAATTATAGGTACTACATTGGACGAATCCGTGATAACTATAGAAGAATGGAATCAATATGGATTTAGCTCAGCTTATCCTAAAACTCTTCCAGTGGCTCATAATACTCTTACAAAAGAGGCCGAAGGTTTCATACGTGATGACAAGATGATGGTTGGTTTGGCAAAGGATGTAAGCAGTTGGCGTACACAAGAACTTATATATTTTAAAGTCGGGATGAACGAGGAAGAAGGTACTGTTTTATATTGGGCATGTTCTGTTGATGCCGTTACGCTGGAAGTTCAGCGTTTAATTGAACTTCTCATTAGCAATCATAGGGAAGCATTAGATGAAGAAAAGCCTGTGATATATGAAAACGATAGAGAACAACAGCTTGCTGAATTGGGACAGTGGCTTCGGAAGCAGGTTGAGCAAACAGTCCAGCAGGAACCTATTCCAGATCATTTTTCGTTGGATGGAGAATTGAACACAGAGAAAATCCCATTTCTACTGCAATGTGAGACACCTGATGCTCATCGCATACGTTCGAAGGAATTGAACAAGTTGCTTGAAAGTTACTTCGGAGAAGAAATTATACTAATTCCTGTGGGAGCACAGGAGTGGGTGTTTCTAGGTGATGAACAGATTGTCACGGGTGAAGCGGAAGAGGATACTATTGAAGCCAGAAAGGATCTACTGAATGCCTTTTGTTTGGGGCTCTATGAGTTGGTAGCCAGTGAATGGGCAGGTGTCTTTCATTTGTCTGCATCCTTACCGTGTATCCCTGCAAAGCAGCTATCTCCTGTCACGGCACTTCTTCAAGAGAGTGTACACTTGGGCAGAGCTTTCCATGTCGCACAACACATCCATCTCCCTTGGAATCTGCAACTCGAACGTTTGGTAGATAGCATTCCTGTGCAACAACGGCTTCGTTTTATACAGGAAACAGGCAAAGGTACTGTGTTATTTAGTGATAGTGAGACATTGGCTACGCTGGAGACCTTCTTCAATCTCGATTGTAATGTGAGTGAGACGGCCAAGCGACTTTTCATTCATCGAAATACTTTGGTATATCGTTTGGATAAGATCAAACAGGAAATCGGATATGATGTTAGGAACTTCGAAAGTGCTGTTCTGGTACGGCTTTTATTGCTTATGTACAAAGTGACGAAAAAGCTTTGA
- a CDS encoding ABC transporter ATP-binding protein — MAGVRLEHIFKKYPGSDKATVVDINLDIKDKEFLVLVGPSGCGKSTTLRMIAGLEEISEGKLYIGDRVVNDVAPKDRDIAMVFQSYALYPHMSVYQNMAFGLKLRKVKKDEIDKRVREAAKILDIEHLLERKPKALSGGQRQRVALGRAIVRDPQVFLMDEPLSNLDAKLRGQMRAEITKLAKRLETTVIYVTHDQIEAMTMGDRIVVMKDGIIQQAASPEELYNHPANLFVAGFIGSPTMNFISGKLAEQGASLHFVAPGVDVEIPQGKAQVLKSRGYIGKEVILGVRPEDIHEEPVFLEASPNSVFSTHVDVTENLGHEMLLYLSGVGNDTTIARVDGRSNTRDGSTVKMAIDMNKVHIFDKETEVNVLLQD, encoded by the coding sequence ATGGCTGGTGTACGTTTAGAGCATATTTTCAAAAAATACCCGGGTTCTGATAAAGCAACAGTAGTTGATATTAACCTGGACATTAAAGATAAAGAGTTTCTGGTACTGGTAGGTCCGTCCGGTTGTGGTAAATCAACAACACTGCGTATGATCGCAGGCCTTGAGGAAATTTCTGAAGGTAAACTCTATATCGGTGACCGTGTCGTTAATGATGTTGCTCCTAAAGACCGCGATATCGCGATGGTGTTCCAATCCTATGCCTTGTATCCGCATATGAGCGTATACCAAAACATGGCGTTTGGTCTGAAATTGCGTAAAGTGAAAAAAGATGAGATCGACAAACGTGTACGTGAAGCAGCTAAAATCCTGGATATCGAGCATTTGCTTGAGCGTAAACCTAAGGCACTGTCCGGTGGTCAACGTCAGCGTGTCGCTCTGGGACGTGCGATCGTCCGTGATCCACAAGTCTTCTTGATGGATGAGCCTCTCTCCAACTTGGATGCCAAACTGCGTGGTCAAATGCGTGCTGAGATCACTAAACTTGCGAAACGTTTGGAAACAACTGTTATCTACGTAACGCATGACCAAATCGAAGCAATGACAATGGGTGATCGAATCGTTGTTATGAAGGATGGTATCATCCAACAAGCAGCTTCTCCGGAAGAGCTTTACAACCACCCTGCTAACCTGTTCGTAGCTGGTTTCATCGGATCCCCGACAATGAACTTTATCTCGGGTAAATTGGCTGAGCAAGGTGCTAGCCTGCATTTCGTAGCTCCTGGTGTGGACGTTGAAATCCCACAAGGTAAAGCACAAGTGCTGAAATCAAGAGGATACATTGGTAAAGAAGTGATTCTGGGTGTTCGTCCAGAAGACATTCACGAAGAGCCAGTATTCCTGGAAGCATCCCCGAACTCTGTATTCTCTACACACGTAGATGTAACAGAGAATCTGGGTCACGAAATGCTCCTCTACTTGAGCGGTGTAGGTAACGACACTACAATCGCACGTGTAGACGGACGTTCCAACACTCGTGATGGTTCCACAGTTAAAATGGCAATTGACATGAACAAAGTTCATATCTTTGACAAAGAGACTGAAGTAAACGTTCTTCTTCAAGACTAA
- the hprK gene encoding HPr(Ser) kinase/phosphatase, whose product MAKKVKVSELVQQFQLEVVSGSQGLKRVITVDDLNRPGLEMAGYFEYHPQERVQLLGRTELAFFSMLPEAERRDRMQRLCTEETPCILVTRGLEVPQELIEISEEQNLAVLRSNMATTILSSRITGFLERKLAPTATIHGVLCDVNGVGMLITGSSGIGKSETALELVKRGHRLIADDAVEIRQTSDFQLHGTAPELIRHLLEIRGVGIINVMTLFGAGAVRNNKRITLVVRLEAWQQDKQYDRLGLDEETTRIIDTDVPLVTIPVRPGRNLAVIIEVAAMNYRLKQMGLNAALQFTNKLTATISEDMEDMD is encoded by the coding sequence ATGGCGAAAAAAGTGAAAGTATCTGAATTGGTACAGCAGTTCCAGCTTGAGGTCGTTTCCGGATCTCAAGGTTTGAAGAGAGTCATTACTGTAGACGACTTAAACCGTCCTGGCCTCGAAATGGCCGGTTATTTTGAATACCATCCACAAGAACGGGTACAGCTGCTTGGGAGAACAGAGCTGGCCTTTTTTTCCATGTTGCCTGAGGCCGAGCGTCGTGATCGGATGCAGCGCCTATGCACGGAAGAAACACCTTGTATCTTGGTGACTCGTGGACTGGAAGTACCACAGGAACTAATCGAAATCAGTGAGGAGCAGAATCTGGCCGTGCTTCGCAGCAACATGGCTACAACCATTTTATCGAGCCGTATTACCGGATTCCTAGAGCGTAAGCTTGCGCCAACGGCAACGATTCATGGCGTACTGTGTGATGTGAATGGAGTCGGTATGCTAATCACGGGCAGTAGTGGTATTGGTAAGAGTGAAACGGCACTTGAATTGGTGAAGCGTGGACACCGTTTGATTGCGGATGATGCAGTTGAAATCCGGCAAACATCAGACTTCCAGCTGCACGGAACAGCACCAGAGCTCATCCGTCACCTACTTGAGATTCGGGGAGTTGGGATTATCAATGTGATGACATTATTTGGTGCAGGGGCTGTGCGTAATAATAAACGGATCACCCTGGTAGTGCGTCTAGAGGCTTGGCAGCAGGATAAGCAGTATGATCGCCTCGGTCTGGATGAGGAGACAACACGTATCATCGATACAGATGTACCTCTGGTAACCATTCCTGTTCGTCCGGGACGGAACTTGGCTGTAATTATTGAAGTTGCGGCGATGAACTATCGTCTTAAGCAAATG